TCGGGCTCGCGAACGAGGTGCTGCGCCGGGCCCCGAAGGACCGCTCCGCGCGCTGGGAGCCGCTGGAGCTCGTCGCTCAGCGGCCGTCGGCGGGCCCGGTCAGGTTCGCCGTGTACGACGACGACGAGGCGGAGGCCGCCGGCGTCGCGACCCGCATCGGGCGGCTGGTCGCCGCCGGGACGCGGCCCAGCGAGATCGCGGTGCTGTACCGCACCAACGCGCAGTCCGAGGCGTTCGAGCAGGCGCTCGCCGCGGTGGGCATCGGGTACGTGCTGCGTGGCGGCGAGCGGTTCTTCGCCCGGCAGGAGGTCCGCGACGCGATCGTGAGGCTGCGCGGCGCGGCGCTCGCGGCGGACCCGGAGACCCCGATGCCGGAGACCGTCCGCGACGCGCTGCGGTCCGCCGGCTGGTCCGACGAGCCGCCCGCGGCGCGCGGTGCGTCGCGCGAGCGGTGGGACACCCTGCACGCGCTGGTGGCGCTCGCGGACGACCTCGCGGCGGCCGCCGGGCGCACCGGCGGAACGGCGACCGTCGCCGACCTCGTCGCGGACCTCGACGAGCGCGCGGCCGCGCAGCACGCCCCCACCGTCGAGGGCGTGACGCTCGCCTCGCTGCACGCCGCCAAGGGCCTCGAGTGGGACGCCGTGTTCCTCACGGGCCTGTCCGAGGGGCTGGTCCCGTGGGCGTCGGCCGACACGGCGGGCGACGTCGCGGAGGAGCGGCGGCTGCTCTACGTCGGCATCACCCGCGCCCGCGCGCACCTGGAGCTCTCGTACGCGCGGTCGCGCACGCCGGGCGGGCGGGCCACGCGCCGCCGCTCCCGGTTCCTGGACGGCCTGTGGCCGCAGGAGGGCCGCGCGCGGTTCGGCGACGGACGGGCCCGGTCGGCCCCGCGCCTCACCGGGGACGCGGACCCCGAGCTGCTCGCCTCGCTGCACGCGTGGCGCGCCGACCTCGCGCGCCGCACGTCGAAGCCGTCGTACACGGTGCTCGGCGACGCGACCCTCGCGGCGATCGCGGAGCTGCGGCCGTCGAGCGTGCCCGAGCTCGCGCGCGTGCAAGGGATCGGGCCGGCGAAGATCGACCGGTACGGGCCGGAGCTGCTCGCGCTCGTCGCCGGGCGCGGCGGCGGAGCGGGTGCGTCCGGGGCCTCCGGAGCCCCGGCGGACGGTGTGACGACGTCGCGCTGAGGGGGCCGGACGGGGGACCTGCGGGTCCCGCCGGAAGTTTCTCCGGTAATTCGGTTGTGCGCCCCGGGCGGGCCCCTCTACGGTGATCGAGTCCTGATGGAAGGCCGCGCTGTGCGAGCAGCCGGCCCGCGAACCCGGAGGAGGTGAGGTGCGGTGAAGATCATGATCAACGAGATCGGCGTGGGCGCGTTCGCGCTGCCGTACCTGGCACCGACCCCCGGCACGCACCAGGGGACCACTGTGTCCGCCGCCGTCCGCGGCACCGGCTTCGGCCCGGCGCTCGGCGGCGCTCCCCGGCTGCGCAAGCGCGATCTGTCGCTCGCCCCCGACTCCCTCCCTGGAGGTCCGGTCATCTGAGTCGATGACCGAGCCGACCAGGCCGTGGAGTCCACCGGATTCCACGGCCTTCGTCCTTCTCCCGCTGCGGGAGGGGCGAGACGCGGGATCCACCCGCTCCCTCGTCTCACCTCGTCAGTCATCAGGAGGACACCGTGCGGCTCACCACGCTGCTCGACACGGTCAACCAGGGCGGTTCCGGACCCTGGCCCCCCGCCGAGAACGCCAGCGCCGCCGACGTGCAGTTCGACGCCCTCGTCGCCGGGCTCATCCCGTGCCGGTCGAACGACCCGGAGCTCTGGTTCGCCGAGCGCACCGCCGAGGTCGAGCAGGCCAAGGCGCTGTGCCGGACCTGCCCGCTGCTCGAGGGCTGCCTCGCCGGCGCCGTGGAGCGCCAGGAGCCGTGGGGCGTCTGGGGCGGGGAGGTCTTCGTCGGTGGCCAGGTCGTCGCCGTCAAGCGCGGCCGCGGCCGGCCCCGCAAGGACGCCAGCCCGGCGGCCTGAGAACCGGCGGCCGTCCGCCGTGTCACGTCGCGAGGGCGGCGCACCCGCAGTCCGGGTGCGCCGCCCACCGTCGTCTCCGGGGCTCCACCGCCGGCAGCGCGATCTCGTACCGGGCGCCCGCCGTCCGCGGCGTCCCGCCGTCCAGGTGGGTCAGCACCTCCGCGGTCGCGAGCCCGGCGGCGACGTGCGCGAGCGCAGCGGGGACGCCCGCGCGGTCGCCCCGCTCGCGGAGGCCGAGCTGGGCGAGCACCAGCGGCCACGCCGGGTCGGCGTCGGCGTGGTGCAGGTCGAGGCAGCGCACGCACGCCAGCCCGGACCCCGGCCGCACGAACGGCCCCACGAGCGCGTCGGCCTCCCGCAGGACGACCGCCAGGTGCGGGACGCCGGTGGTCAGCAGGTGCAGCGCGGTGCCGGGGTCGGCGACGTCCGCGGCCACGGTCACGGCGACGTCGGGAGCCGTGCGACCGGCCGGCCGCAGCCGCACGTGCGGGGCGGCCGCGCGCAGCAGGCCGGCGGCCACCTCGTCCCGGGGCCGGCCGACGTCCGCCTCGCCCGCGCCCGTGCCGACGTCGGACGGACGGACCGGGGCGGCGTCGTCGAGGACGAGCGCACCGACACCCGCCGCCGCGAGCGACTGCGCCAGGGCGAGGCCCGTGCGACCGAGTCCGGCGACGGCCACCGTCGCGCGGGCCCGGGCACGCAGGACGTCCCCGCCGTCCTCGTGCGCGCGGGTCAGGGCGTAGGCGTGCGCGTCCGGCGCCGATGCCGGGGGCACGCGGGCCTCACGCGGGCGCCGGGGCCGGATCGCGCCGGCCGCGGCGAGGTCCTCGAGCAGCTCGGCGGGCAGCCACGGGTCGAGCCGGCGGTCGCCGGCGCGTGCCAGCCGGTCCGCCTGCTCCGGCGTCAGTCCGCTGACCCGGACCGCCCAGCGGGTGTCCGTGCCGAGCTGCACCTCGTCCAGTGCGCGCCGGACCACGCGGAGCCCCGCTCTGAGCTGCACGGCGTCCCACCCCCGTCCCGTCGGTCACCACCACGGTGGCACGCGGGACGGGGGGTGGAGCCGTCGTCCACAGGACGGGTCGGTCAGGCCTTGCCGAGGATGCGGTTCAGCTTGGTGCCGCACACCGGGCACGTCGCCTTGGCCATGCGGCGCCCGGACTCGGACACGACGACCTCGCCCTCGGCCTGGCGCTTCTCCTTGCACTTCACGCAGTAGAACTCGCCGGCGTAGGTCTCGGCCATGTCGCACTCCTCGTCTCGTGGTGGCACGCCGGGAGCCCGGCGCCCGGGCCAGTATCCACGCCACCGGGGTGGTCCGGCAGGAGTTCCGGCCCGCCGGACCCGGGACGTCGCTCGATCGCCCGACCCCGACCGGCTACCGTGCTGGTCGTGCAGCCGTCGAGGGAGCACCACCCGGTGCCGGGCGTCCCGGCTGCCTCGGCCGCGCCCGGAGCCGCGCCGGCCGGCGACCCGGACCCCCGCCTCGGCCCCGTCGAGGTGCGCCGCTCGCGCCGCCGGTCGCGGACGGTGACGGCCTACCGCGAGGGCGGCCGGACGATCGTCGCCATCCCCGCCCGGTTCACGCGCGCGCAGGAGCGCGAGTGGGTGCGCCGCATGCTCGACCGGCTCGCCACGCAGGAGCAGCGCCGCCGGCCGTCCGACGACCAGCTCGTGCGGCGGGCGTCGGAGCTGTCCACGCGCTACCTGGGCGGGCGCGCGGTCCCGTCGAGCGTGCGGTGGTCCGGCAACCAGGGCCGGCGGTGGGGGTCCTGCACGGTGGCGGACGGCAGCATCCGGCTGTCCGACCGGCTGCGCGGCATGCCGTCGTGGGTGACCGACTACGTGCTGCTGCACGAGCTCGCGCACCTGCTGCACGCGGGGCACGGGCCGGAGTTCTGGGCCGAGCTGACGACGTACCCGCGCACGGAGCGGGCGCGGGGGTTCCTCGAGGGCTACTCGTTCGCCGAGCGCGCCCCCGGCGACCCCGTCGACGGGCCGGACGCGGAGCCCGAGCCGGACCCCGAGGCGGACTGAGCGCCGCTCACCGGCAGGCCTGCGGGCGGTCCACCTCGCCCGCCAGGCGCTCCCACTCGTCGTCGGACAGGGACGTCCCGCGCGCGGCGGTCGCGCAGACCCGGCCGAGCGCCCCCTCGACGGTGAGGTCCCACACCCGCACCGTGCGGTCCGCGGCCGCCGCGGTGAGGTGCGTGCCGTCGGGGGAGAACTCCACGCCGTACACCGTCCCGTCGGCGCCCGACAGGCTCGCCCAGCGGGTGGGGTGTGCGGGGTCCGTCACGTCCCACACCCGCACGGTCCCGTCGGTGCGGCCGACGGCCAGCCGGTGCCCGTCCGGGGAGAAGGCGGAGTTGGTGCCGTAGCCCTCACCCCATCGCAGCGGCGGGCCGAGCGGGTCGGGCGCGGCAGGGTCCTCCACGTCCCACAGCCACACCGTGCCGTCGTTGCCCGTGGCGGCGACGGTGCGGCCGTCCGGGCTGTACGCGGCGGAGTACACGTAGCCCGCCGGTCCGGTCACGGGGTCGCCCAGCGGTCGCGGGGCGGCGAGGTCGCGGACGTCCAGCAGTCGCACGGAGCCCGACAGCACGGCGGCGACCAGCGTGCCGCCGTCGGGGGAGAACGCCACCACGTACACGGCGCCGCCGAGGTCGCCCACCCGCCCGGTGGGCGTGGCGGGGAGACCGTCCGCGACGCCGCCGGAGAGGTCCCACGTCGTGACGGTCCCGTCGTCGGAGGACGCCGCGAGCCGCGTGCCGGTCGCGTCGAACGCCACCGTGTCGACCCAGTCGGTGTGGGCGCGCGCGGAGCCGAGCAGCACGGGGGCGCCGGGGTCGCGCAGGTCGTAGGCGTGGATCCCGCCCGTCGTGTCACCCACGACCGCGATGCCCAGGGCGTCCGAGACGGCCACGGCCCCGTCCAGCCGGGCGCCGCGCGGGGGTGCCGCGGACCCGCGGTGGCGGGCGCGGGCCGGGTCGGTGACGTCCCAGACGTGGACGCCGTCCGTCGTGCTGGTCACCACCAGCGGTGCGCCGGCCACCGTGCCGAAGGCGCCCTGCCCGGGGATGGACGCGAACCCGGCGAGCACCGGGCCCGGGTGCACCCACTCGCGCAGCACGCCGTCGGCCCCCGAGGCGTAGACCGCGCCGCCGTCGGGCGACCAGCGGGCGGCGAGCAGCGTGGTCGGGCTCGCCGCCCCGCCCGCGACGGCGCCCGTCGCCAGGTCCCAGACCCACAGCCGCTGGTCGGAGCCTGCGGCGGCCAGCAGCCCGCCGTCCGGGCTGAACGCCACGTCGTTCACCCACGACGCCGGACCGGTGAGCGTCGTGCCCACCTCGGGTGCCGCCGGGTCGCGGGCGTCCACGACGTGCACCACGCCGGCGGTCGTCCCGGCCGCCAGCGTCGTCCCGTCGGGGGACCACGCGAGGGCGGCGACGGGGGCCTCGCCGAGGGGCGGGCCCGGGGCGGCGGCGGCCGGGGCGGCGGGGTCGCGGACGTCCCAGAGGGTGAGCGCGCCGGTGGACCCGCCCGCGGCGAGCACGCCGTCCCGGAGCGCCACCGCCTGGGTGGCGCCGCCGGGCGACACCGGCAGGACGGCGGCGGGCTCGGGCGCCGTCGGGCCGGTGCCGGGGCCGACGGTCCACAGGTGGACGGTCCCGTCGGACGCGCCCGCCGCGACCACCCCGTCGTCGACGGCTAGGTCGTACAGCGTCGCACCCGCCGCCGGCCCCTCGACGGGCAGCGGCCGGGGGTCGTCCGGGTCCTCGACCGACCAGGCGCGCAGCAGCCCCGCGTCGCCCCCGGCCAGCAGCCCGCGTCCGTCCGGCGTGAACGCGACCGCGTAGAGCGCGCCGTCGTCGACGGGCAGCTCGCCCACCGGGTGCGGCTCGTCGCCCAGCGCCCACAGCGCCACGGCCGACCCGTCGGTGGCCGCCGCGAGCAGCGCGCCGTCGGGGCTGACGGCGACGCCGTTGACGAGCGCGCCCACCGACCCGAGCCGGGCGGGGACGGCCGTGCCCGTCGTGGACAGCAGGGCGGACCGTGCCTCGAGGGTGCCGGCCGTCGCCAGCGCCGCGGCGGCCACCTGCGCGGACAGGTCGGGGTCCGTCGCGGCGAGCGACTGCGCCGTGACCGCGAGCTGCCGGGAGA
This is a stretch of genomic DNA from Cellulomonas sp. ES6. It encodes these proteins:
- a CDS encoding YgjP-like metallopeptidase domain-containing protein, with product MRRSRRRSRTVTAYREGGRTIVAIPARFTRAQEREWVRRMLDRLATQEQRRRPSDDQLVRRASELSTRYLGGRAVPSSVRWSGNQGRRWGSCTVADGSIRLSDRLRGMPSWVTDYVLLHELAHLLHAGHGPEFWAELTTYPRTERARGFLEGYSFAERAPGDPVDGPDAEPEPDPEAD
- a CDS encoding DUF5679 domain-containing protein, which translates into the protein MAETYAGEFYCVKCKEKRQAEGEVVVSESGRRMAKATCPVCGTKLNRILGKA
- a CDS encoding ATP-dependent DNA helicase UvrD2, with protein sequence MPADDLLDALDPDQREVARALTGPVCVLAGAGTGKTRAITHRIAYGVRTGAYAPTSVLAVTFTARAAGEMRTRLRDLGVAGVQARTFHSAALRQLRYFWPKVVGGAVPSVLAQKAPVVADACHRLGLAVDRVSVRDLASEIEWAKVSRITAEDYVRAAAAADRPAPAGHDHHAVARLITAYEDAKDARGVMDMEDILWLLAGMLVENGAVADEVRRQYRRFVVDEYQDISPLQKFLLEQWLGGRDELCVVGDPSQTIYSFAGATPHYLTRFTAEHPQAQVVRLVRDYRSTPQVVGLANEVLRRAPKDRSARWEPLELVAQRPSAGPVRFAVYDDDEAEAAGVATRIGRLVAAGTRPSEIAVLYRTNAQSEAFEQALAAVGIGYVLRGGERFFARQEVRDAIVRLRGAALAADPETPMPETVRDALRSAGWSDEPPAARGASRERWDTLHALVALADDLAAAAGRTGGTATVADLVADLDERAAAQHAPTVEGVTLASLHAAKGLEWDAVFLTGLSEGLVPWASADTAGDVAEERRLLYVGITRARAHLELSYARSRTPGGRATRRRSRFLDGLWPQEGRARFGDGRARSAPRLTGDADPELLASLHAWRADLARRTSKPSYTVLGDATLAAIAELRPSSVPELARVQGIGPAKIDRYGPELLALVAGRGGGAGASGASGAPADGVTTSR
- a CDS encoding ThiF family adenylyltransferase, giving the protein MQLRAGLRVVRRALDEVQLGTDTRWAVRVSGLTPEQADRLARAGDRRLDPWLPAELLEDLAAAGAIRPRRPREARVPPASAPDAHAYALTRAHEDGGDVLRARARATVAVAGLGRTGLALAQSLAAAGVGALVLDDAAPVRPSDVGTGAGEADVGRPRDEVAAGLLRAAAPHVRLRPAGRTAPDVAVTVAADVADPGTALHLLTTGVPHLAVVLREADALVGPFVRPGSGLACVRCLDLHHADADPAWPLVLAQLGLRERGDRAGVPAALAHVAAGLATAEVLTHLDGGTPRTAGARYEIALPAVEPRRRRWAAHPDCGCAALAT
- a CDS encoding WhiB family transcriptional regulator, with amino-acid sequence MRLTTLLDTVNQGGSGPWPPAENASAADVQFDALVAGLIPCRSNDPELWFAERTAEVEQAKALCRTCPLLEGCLAGAVERQEPWGVWGGEVFVGGQVVAVKRGRGRPRKDASPAA
- a CDS encoding helix-turn-helix domain-containing protein, whose product is MDTEDVPAGPAPQPRAAAQEQPAAAQEQPAAAQEDRDGQDAAGRSGALPGGPGSVDDRAGLARALTGLRERAGLSVRDVARLAGLPLGTAGGYLSGRHLPQPATVEQFERMLAALGVPEPERAGWVALVGRLRRAPGPRPASAQAPYRGLAPYDVAHAALFVGREAAVDDLAARVADAGAGPVVVLAASGSGKSSLLRAGLVARLRETGDVAVVTTPGDDPPPDALVAATGARVLVVDQLEEALLAPDGGAALLDGLGALHAAGTTVVVGLRADVVDRALAHDGLARWLADRPVLVAPLTPADLRRVVEEPARRVGLDVEEALVDVLVADATSGASAAGRGTLDPGVLPLVSHALYATWRAASGRRLTLAQYRAVGGLGGAIAQTAEGVVGGWPPERLAVARRVLLGLVHVRDHHVAGRPLALDDLAGTSAAGDVADAPGRAATVEVVDALVAARLLTADRGHVRLAHEALLTAWPRLAGWIEDDREALRLHGRLAEAARHWDDAGRDPDLELRGVQLEAALAWRTGGGAATAVENAYLDASRGSRDRQAAAQRRSARRLRVLSAGLAVLTVSTAVLAGAAAAQSRTRERERDLAVSRQLAVTAQSLAATDPDLSAQVAAAALATAGTLEARSALLSTTGTAVPARLGSVGALVNGVAVSPDGALLAAATDGSAVALWALGDEPHPVGELPVDDGALYAVAFTPDGRGLLAGGDAGLLRAWSVEDPDDPRPLPVEGPAAGATLYDLAVDDGVVAAGASDGTVHLWTVGPGTGPTAPEPAAVLPVSPGGATQAVALRDGVLAAGGSTGALTLWDVRDPAAPAAAAPGPPLGEAPVAALAWSPDGTTLAAGTTAGVVHVVDARDPAAPEVGTTLTGPASWVNDVAFSPDGGLLAAAGSDQRLWVWDLATGAVAGGAASPTTLLAARWSPDGGAVYASGADGVLREWVHPGPVLAGFASIPGQGAFGTVAGAPLVVTSTTDGVHVWDVTDPARARHRGSAAPPRGARLDGAVAVSDALGIAVVGDTTGGIHAYDLRDPGAPVLLGSARAHTDWVDTVAFDATGTRLAASSDDGTVTTWDLSGGVADGLPATPTGRVGDLGGAVYVVAFSPDGGTLVAAVLSGSVRLLDVRDLAAPRPLGDPVTGPAGYVYSAAYSPDGRTVAATGNDGTVWLWDVEDPAAPDPLGPPLRWGEGYGTNSAFSPDGHRLAVGRTDGTVRVWDVTDPAHPTRWASLSGADGTVYGVEFSPDGTHLTAAAADRTVRVWDLTVEGALGRVCATAARGTSLSDDEWERLAGEVDRPQACR